The Carassius auratus strain Wakin unplaced genomic scaffold, ASM336829v1 scaf_tig00216571, whole genome shotgun sequence genome includes a region encoding these proteins:
- the LOC113098506 gene encoding atypical chemokine receptor 3-like has protein sequence MTELQSSPPNEEKSLSANELTEFFTMWQELNFTDDNNSQVEAQMCPTSFNRSALLHAMCTLYSFIFVVGLAANALVVWVNFRSGRHYHDTHLYILNIAVADLCAVATLPVWVSSLAQEGHWPFGQAACKLTHLLFSVNLFASIFFLACMSVDRYLSVVHSREISQRRGRQIRRLVCVVTWLLALFASIPDAYFLQSVKSQHSPMTLCHPIYPEDNPLQWMVGIQLSFVVLGFVIPFPVIAVSYALLANALASSSSHSPSNGDQDRSVSRKVILTYIVVFIACWAPYHAVLLADALAMLGVFPMVCSSENGLFVALNLTQCLSLLHCCVNPVVYSFAHRHYRYDLMKAFIFKYSKRTGLARLMEGSQGTEMEYAMVENTPTAVS, from the exons ATGACAGAG TTGCAGTCTTCACCACCAAATGAGGAGAAGAGTCTAAGTGCCAATGAACTGACTGAATTCTTCACCATGTGGCAAGAATTAAACTTCACAGATGACAACAACTCGCAGGTGGAAGCGCAAATGTGCCCCACATCCTTCAACCGTTCTGCTCTCCTCCATGCTATGTGCACCCTCTACTCCTTCATTTTTGTTGTGGGCCTGGCCGCCAATGCGCTAGTAGTGTGGGTCAACTTTCGCTCAGGGCGTCATTACCATGACACACACTTGTATATATTAAACATAGCAGTGGCTGACCTGTGTGCGGTCGCTACTCTCCCGGTGTGGGTGAGCTCACTGGCACAGGAAGGTCACTGGCCATTTGGCCAGGCGGCTTGTAAGCTCACACATCTACTCTTCAGCGTCAATCTTTTCGCCAGCATCTTCTTCCTGGCCTGCATGAGTGTGGACCGGTATCTTTCAGTGGTCCACTCAAGGGAGATTTCTCAAAGAAGAGGACGACAAATACGACGTTTAGTGTGTGTGGTAACATGGCTGCTTGCTTTATTTGCCTCCATTCCTGACGCATACTTCTTGCAGTCGGTAAAGTCACAACACAGTCCTATGACTTTGTGTCATCCTATATATCCAGAAGACAACCCTTTGCAGTGGATGGTGGGCATTCAGCTGAGTTTTGTGGTTCTTGGTTTTGTCATACCCTTCCCTGTTATAGCAGTGTCCTATGCACTTTTGGCAAACGCTCtggcctcctcttcctctcatTCCCCTTCAAATGGTGACCAGGATCGCAGCGTGAGCAGGAAGGTCATCCTCACGTACATAGTGGTTTTCATAGCTTGCTGGGCACCATATCATGCTGTGCTGTTAGCCGATGCGCTAGCGATGCTAGGTGTGTTCCCGATGGTCTGCAGTTCAGAGAACGGCCTTTTTGTGGCGCTGAACCTCACGCAGTGCCTGTCGCTGCTGCACTGCTGTGTGAACCCTGTGGTCTACAGCTTTGCTCACCGGCATTACCGCTATGACCTCATGAAAGCCTTCATCTTTAAATACTCCAAGCGTACGGGGTTGGCGCGACTCATGGAGGGCTCTCAGGGCACCGAGATGGAGTACGCAATGGTGGAAAACACCCCTACAGCTGTGAGCTAG
- the LOC113098504 gene encoding NAD(P)H dehydrogenase [quinone] 1-like translates to MAAKTVLIVYAHQSAGSFNAAVKDAAVDALKKQGCNVLVSDLYEMKFKATATKEDITGPPKNPEHFRYGNETMLAWQEGRLSSDITDEHKKLKEADLVIFQFPMYWFSVPAIMKGWMDRVLTLGFAYTLEKRYSEGVFRDKKAMLSFTTGSNETMFSSNGINGDMNVTLWPIQNGVLNYCGFQVLAPQIFWAPTLLSPEAREGLLEGWRARLHGLLNEAPLSFPPVDIFDEGKGFQLKPEVREKQAESPFGLTVGHHLEKPLPPHNQMKAGV, encoded by the exons ATGG CCGCAAAGACAGTGTTGATCGTGTACGCGCACCAGAGCGCAGGCTCCTTCAATGCGGCTGTTAAAGACGCTGCTGTGGACGCGCTGAAGAAACAGGGCTGTAACGTGCTTGTGTCTGACCTGTATGAAATGAAGTTTAAGGCCACGGCTACAAAGGAGGATATTACTG GTCCACCAAAGAACCCAGAGCATTTTCGTTATGGAAATGAGACCATGTTGGCCTGGCAGGAGGGGCGACTATCTTCTGATATCACAGATGAGCACAAGAAACTGAAAGAAGCAGATCTGGTTATTTTTCAA TTCCCCATGTACTGGTTCTCTGTTCCTGCCATCATGAAAGGCTGGATGGACCGGGTTCTAACGCTTGGCTTTGCATACACCTTGGAAAAGCGCTACAGTGAGGGTGTCTTCAGG GACAAGAAAGCAATGTTATCCTTCACTACTGGTTCCAATGAGACCATGTTCAGCTCCAATGGAATCAATGGAGACATGAATGTTACTCTGTGGCCAATTCAA AATGGGGTCCTCAACTATTGTGGCTTCCAGGTCCTTGCCCCTCAGATCTTCTGGGCTCCCACTCTTCTTTCACCTGAGGCTCGAGAAGGCCTGCTGGAAGGCTGGCGGGCTCGTCTTCATGGTCTCCTAAATGAGGCACCTCTCTCCTTCCCACCTGTAGACATCTTCGATGAAGGGAAAGGCTTTCAGCTGAAGCCTGAAGTCCGGGAGAAACAGGCTGAATCTCCTTTTGGTCTCACTGTGGGTCACCACCTGGAGAAACCTCTTCCACCCCACAACCAGATGAAAGCTGGAGTGTGA